The Dermochelys coriacea isolate rDerCor1 chromosome 7, rDerCor1.pri.v4, whole genome shotgun sequence genome window below encodes:
- the MST1 gene encoding LOW QUALITY PROTEIN: hepatocyte growth factor-like protein (The sequence of the model RefSeq protein was modified relative to this genomic sequence to represent the inferred CDS: substituted 1 base at 1 genomic stop codon) produces MPEAXLSLAAMCMLCNGEDYRGLVDHTESGRECQRWDLQHPHKHPYHPHKYPEKDLDDNYCRNPDSSLGPWCYTTDPAREREYCHLRKCKKRSRLTDTTTSCFKHKGEGYRGKVNVTTSGIPCQRWDAQTPHRHHFQPEAYECKDLRENYCRNPDGSEAPWCFTSLPSMRVAFCFQIKRCTDEVEVEDCYHGNGELYRGKISKTRKGITCQKWSAGSPHPPQISPAMFPAMHLEENYCRNPDNDSHGPWCYTMDPSTQFDYCAIKPCGDNTLSILETADNIVFAECGKRDERRQLKGRIVGGRPGNSPWTVSIRNREGVHFCGGSLVKEQWVISTRQCFSSCDTDLSSYEVQLGTLFKDPSPSDPDKQALPILRLVCGPSASNLVLLKLARPATLNKRVALICLPPERYIVPENTECEIAGWGETRGTGNKTLLNVAKLPVMSNKECNMALRGQVKESELCTAPLRARVGACEGDYGGPLACLTNDCWVLEGIITPMRVCTRKDQPAIFTRVSLYVDWINKVMRMF; encoded by the exons ATGCCTGAAGCATGACTCTCTCTTGCAGCCATGTGCATGTTGTGTAACGGGGAAGATTACCGGGGCCTTGTGGACCACACGGAGTCCGGGCGGGAGTGCCAGCGCTGggacctgcagcacccccacaagCACCCATACCATCCCCACAA atACcctgagaaggatctggatgacaaTTACTGCCGCAACCCTGACAGCTCCTTGGGCCCCTGGTGCTACACCACGGACCCTGCCCGGGAGCGGGAGTACTGCCACCTCCGCAAGTGCA AGAAACGCTCACGCCTCACAgataccaccaccagctgctTCAAGCACAAAGGCGAAGGCTACCGGGGCAAGGTGAATGTCACCACATCAGGGATTCCCTGCCAGCGCTGGGACGCCCAGACCCCCCATCGGCACCACTTCCAGCCTGAGGCATACGAGTGCAA GGACCTGCGGGAGAATTACTGCCGGAACCCTGATGGCTCAGAGGCCCCCTGGTGCTTCACCAGCCTGCCCAGCATGCGCGTCGCCTTCTGCTTCCAGATCAAACGCTGCACCGatgaggtggaggtggagg actGTTACCATGGAAATGGTGAGCTGTATAGGGGCAAGATCAGCAAGACTCGGAAGGGCATCACTTGTCAGAAGTGGTCAGCAGGATCGCCACACCCCCCCCA GATCTCTCCTGCCATGTTCCCCGCCATGCACCTGGAGGAGAATTATTGCCGCAACCCCGACAACGACAGCCACGGGCCCTGGTGCTACACCATGGACCCCAGCACCCAGTTTGATTACTGCGCCATCAAGCCCTGCG GTGACAACACGCTGTCCATCCTGGAGACTGCAG ATAATATTGTCTTTGCCGAGTGCGGCAAGAGGGATGAGCGCCGCCAGCTGAAAGGCCGTATAGTCGGGGGACGCCCCGGGAATTCACCCTGGACTGTCAGCATCCGCAACCG AGAAGGAGTGCATTTCTGTGGAGGATCCCTAGTGAAGGAGCAATGGGTCATCAGCACGCGCCAGTGCTTCTCCTCCTG TGACACCGACCTGTCTAGCTATGAGGTCCAACTTGGGACCCTCTTcaaggaccccagccccagcgaCCCCGACAAACAGGCCCTCCCCATCCTGAGACTTGTCTGCGGGCCCTCTGCATCCAACCTGGTCCTGCTGAAACTAGCCAG GCCAGCGACTCTGAACAAGCGGGTGGCTCTGATCTGCCTCCCACCAGAGCGATACATCGTGCCTGAGAACACAGAGTGCGAGATCGCCGGATGGGGTGAAACCAGAG gtacTGGCAACAAGACTCTGCTCAACGTGGCCAAGCTGCCTGTGATGAGCAACAAGGAGTGCAACATGGCGCTCCGAGGCCAGGTGAAGGAGAGTGAGCTGTGTACTGCGCCCCTGAGAGCCAGGGTGGGGGCctgtgag GGTGACTATGGGGGGCCGCTGGCCTGCCTGACCAATGACTGCTGGGTGCTGGAGGGCATCATCACCCCAATGCGTGTGTGCACCCGCAAGGACCAGCCAGCCATCTTTACTCGTGTCTCACTCTATGTCGATTGGATCAACAAAGTGATGAGGATGTTCTGA